Within Coregonus clupeaformis isolate EN_2021a chromosome 20, ASM2061545v1, whole genome shotgun sequence, the genomic segment agtgtgcaggccataaggtaagattaaacaatatcattcgatctttctcaaagcagagctttatttgaaaatgtatgcatgaaaggagactgcatttgtgtttgaaatcacattattctcattatatatggccagtggtgtaatctatcttattttatatactatgtgtactgtgcagtggtgctcataagcttatgatcccatgctaaagttgactaaaaagaggaataaaaaaataaaaaaatcatctttttggaaattgatcttaatgacttaattaaaaaagttggaaaatccaacctttaaggacaccaattttcttttcttttttattcctctttttagtcaactttagcatgggatcataagcttatgaggaccactgtatactgtgctgaacatccaggctatgtgagacacaaaggctaacttaaacactaaagactttatgcatccctgcccattttaagtggaacttaagtatttgtactatacatggatacattgcatatacctgtgcatcacatagacaacaatactgtacaaagccaacaaacacattggtctgtttgccttcagggactcctctcaacagcagctgcaagaagcaacaggagccaaaagacccagaacagctttgagagaagaggagaagcagaggctgtctgaagaggtctgcaacaccatcctggatcacaccaaagaaaggttctctttctctggccaccttgtgagtgctaccttactgcaagcagacatgtttgaaaggtactgccattcatttcctgatgaggctctgaatgccactgtgaatgcataccccatgctgagcaaggcaaagctcaagacagaactatctctgatctatgagaatcctgaattcaagggaggctgtggtgcactggcactgtaccaggttctcatgagctacaacctccaggagacgttctctgagactgtgactctgttgaacatcctcataactactcccatgacaacagctgaagctgagagatgtttctcaactttgacacgagttaagacattcctgcgaaattcaatgggccaggaacgtctgaatgcactggccatgctttccatggagagggaactagtcctcagcatgcctgatttcaatgagaaagtcattgaacgctttgctgtattgaaacagagaagagaacagtttcagtacaagtaatgtagcctctctctctctttgtccctccctgtctgtctctttaacacacacacgcccaaatcagttcacagttgatgttgtttaaaatagtttttttttcattttaaaaaaagtaataaaaataaaaatctgttcatgttcatttttacaaatctatacaattggccagaatatggttgttcatatttacaaatctatacaattggccagaatatggttgttcatttttacaaagccatacagatagctgtgtttaccttttctagaaattactttcaaattctgttttcattcttatttcatttgtttatggaaatgcatattgtttatgcagtgttgaggaatgtgaaagaacacccttgattatttttactgtgataacttattttgattttgtaagccaacacttttgagatcagtcaataaatgcttctggtattgacttatatgctgtccctgtcttcatgttgttgctggacatatctttttttaaatgtgtgtaggtcacctaaatcatcagaaaaattgcccctcctgagaattttttcaggagccgccactggttttGATAATATAAAGGCAAGTATCTTCATTTAATATTCTGTTTGCTTTGAAGGAAAAATGACCACACAACCACATTAGTCTTTGAGATGGTCCTTTATATTTATTGGGCCATAAACAACATTTTGCATCACTGACATTCTCCATGGACATGAGACATACAGTACGTTACAAAGGTCATGCTACACATGGTTAATATATACACAGAGTATACAGTCTTGTAATGGTAGGATGACTTTAGCTGGTCTATAGTATACAGTCTTGTAATGGTAGGATGACTTTAGCTGGtctatagtatactgtattgtAATGGTAGGATGACTTTAGTTGGTCTATAGTATACAGTCTTGTAATGGTAGGATGACTTTAGCTGGTCTATAGTATACTGTCTTGTAATGGTAGGATGACTTTAGCTGGTCTATAGTATACAGTCTTGTAATGGTAGGATGACTTTAGCTGGTCTATAGTATACAGTCTTGTAATGGTAGGATGACTTTAGCTGGTCTATAGTATACAGTCTTGTAATGGTAGGATGACTTTAGCTGGTCTATAGTATACAGTCTTGTAATGGTAGGATGACTTTAGCTGGTCTATAGTATACAGTCTTGTAATGGTAGGATGACTTTAGCTGGTCTATAGTATACAGTCTTGTAATGGTAGGATGACTTTAGCTGGTCTATTTGATCATATCTAAACAACGCTTTCTGCAGTGAGCTaccctgaaggagcagagccTATGTCGCCAAGACTTGCATTATTCATTCCTTAATAAGTGgttaaacatatttcctttctGAAGTAGTGATTATGTAGAATTTTTTTAAATCGAGAAACAAACATTCTAAGCCAGAGGTAGAGCTAGTTGCAAAAACGCTTGGGCCTCAAAGAGTTACATTGAATAACAGGATGTTGGTTTTGGACATTGTACTCTTAAGGGTGAGGTTTTTTTCACAAGGCACAATCAACAGTGAGACATTCACATGCAAACCAGGAGTCCTACCACAGTAAGTACTGTTGCTGATCTTCGAATAATGCTAATTACTATTAATCAACAGTATcatcaaatgtgtgtgtgtggacatgtttaactatgcttgtgtctgtgtgtgtgtgtgtgtgtgtgtgtgatgtgtgtgtgtgtgtgtgtgtgtgtgtgtgtgtgtgtgtgtgtgtgtgttacgtaaTTAAATGTCTTCGTACCCACCTTATTCTTAGATGGAGATTGGTGACATGATTGAGATAAACAGAGGTGCATACAAACACTGGGCTCTGTACATTGGAAATGGAGAGGTCATCCATTTGGTAACTCCAGGTATTATGTTTTTCTGGAAATGTATTTGTGGAAGCCTATATTTCAATTCTAGAATTGGGGGAGAGTGTAAACAtcatctgaagtcaaatgttaaCAGCACAGTAAAACTGATATCTGAACATGGTTGGTAGAGTAAGAACCTTTTGAACTTATTCAGTCAGATACAGTATCTGCTGAGTTCTGTCTGCCTCTTTATTTCTCTCATCAAAACACACAATTACACTTacatgtgtgtacacacacacacacacacacacacacacacacacacacacacacacacacacacacacacacacacacacacacacacacacacacacacacacacacacacacacacacacacacacactcactttttTATTTCTTCCTGTTTTGTAGATGGCCCTTCAAGAGTAGCTTTCTGCAGTGTTAGCTCATCCAGCGGCAGTCTTTCCTGTAAAGGCACGATTACAATAGAGAAGTTAAAGGATGTGGCAGCAGGGAATACTTACAGAATCAACAACTACTTGGATGGCAAGTACAAACCAAGGAGGACTGACGTCATTATGGAGGAGGTGGACAAAATGAGAGGCCGCACAATAAAATATGACCTCCTTGGACACAACTGTGAGCATTTCGTAACTTTCCTCCGTTATGGCGAATCAGAGTCCAAACAGGTAGCCATGACAGTATAATTAAGATACTTTTCTAATGAATGCTTTGCTTGAGGAGATGCACTCCATATTAATTTGCTTTCTGCTTGTCTTTTTCCTTGCAGGCAGATGACTTCATGAAGGGTTTGTTAACTGGTTCTGCAGGCCTGTTTGGTGGACTGGCTGCTGTTGCTATTTCTGCAGCTGCTGCTGTATCAATCAAACTTAGTAAATAATGTATTGGGTTTCTCATGAgtctaaatcaaatcacattttatttttcacatacacgtgtatagcagatgttatagcgggtgtagcgaaatgcttgtattctagctccgacagtgcagtaatatctaacaagtaatatctaacaatttcacaacatatacccaatacacacaaatctaagtaaggaatggaatttaagaatatgtaCATctatgtgtagctcagttggtagagcatggcgtttgcaacgccagggttgtgggttcgattcccatgggggccagtatgaaaatgtatgcactcactaactgtaagtcgctctggataagagcgtctgctaaatgactaaaatgtaaatgtaaaaatatacatattgcaaagtttcctaagagctagttgcgaggccgccatcttcgtcggcaccAGGTATGGAGAATGTCAGTGATGCAAAATGTTGTTTATAGCCCAATGAATAAAGGACCATCTCAAAGACCAATGTGGTTGTGTGGTCATTTTTCCTTCAAAGCAAACAGAATATTAAATGAAGATACTTGCCTTTATATTATCAAAACATGATCTtgattaaccttttactgcagtgggctaaatcagggtcacacggagtgtttcttggtagtcttaaacaaatctacttagaaacaaaagtatacacttcacacacatggttatgggcttaaaaaaagaagacacctgtaccatgtcagatacagagttgaaatgtattcaattttgagtttgcatcacaAAAATAGACTTTACATCACATCACAGaacactgaaatataacaaaaccgtttgacatcgaaacactggattttctgctgtaaaaaaaaaaacagtgtattattaaattatgaaaaatatgaataacattccacccatgaggccactagagggcgattgaCTGTATGAAAAGTCCCCCAATACAGTTCATGTTaatcatatatttttttataatgtatTAGCCCTGTTTTTGCTTTTAGAGACAGATTGCGGGACCCAGATTAAACCTACTCCTGAATTTAACAGCATTGTTAATGGATAATGTCAATTGAAAGTGATTCTTAATCCAAGACTAGACAACGCCcatgtgaatgtttattggtcaatagCGGTCATGTTGTTTTAAGTACAAGTCTGAAAAATAGTGCATTGAGAGACCTTTGTCAATAGATGCCACATGTCAAGTTTCGTGCAGATCGGTCATTCAGTGCCAGAGGAGCAGCATTTTAAGTGTTTTTCACAAACTTTTTAATGGCAGAAAATTCATCATTGTGGACCTTATGGGTGCCAGAGGCTAAATTCttccttgtgaggagagggacctacagggcattcagaaagtattcagaccccttgactttttccacattttgttatgttacagccttattctgaaattgattaaattgtttttttatccacatcaatctacacacaataccccaaaatgacaatgcaaaaacaggtttttagaaatgtttgctaaagtaaaacaaaactgaaatattacatttacataagtattcagaccctttactcagtactttgttgaagcacctttagcagcgattacagcctcgagtcttcttgggtatgactctacaagcttggcacacctgtatttggagaatttctcccatttttctctgcagatccgctcaaggtctgtcaggttggatggggagcattgcccacacagctattttcaggtctctccagagatgttcgatttggttcaagtccgggctctggctgggccactcaaagatattcagagactggtcccgaagccactcctgtgttgttttggctgtgtgcttagggtcgtggtcctgttggaaggtgaaccttcgcccaagtatgaagtcctgagcgctctggagcaggttttcatcaaggatctctctgtactttgctccgttcatctttgcctcgatcctgattagtctcccagtccctgctactgaaaatcatccccacagcatgatactgccaccaccatgcttcaccatagggatggtgccaggtttcctccagacgtgacgcttggcattcaggccaaagacttcaatcttgatttcatcataccagagaatcttgtttctcatgtactgagagtctttaggtggcttttggcaaactccaatggAGCTGTCATGtaacttttactgaggagtggctccgtctggccactctaccataaaggcctgattggtggagtgctgcaaagatggttgtccttctggaaggttctcccatctccacagaggaactctagagctctgtcagagtgaccatcgggttcttggtctcctccatgaccaaggcccttctcccccgattgctcagtttggccgggcggacagctctaggaagatacaatcctgtctcagatctCTAAggacaattatttcgacctcatggcttggtttttgctctgaaatgcacttccaaccatgggaccttatatagacaggtgtgtgcctttccaaatcatgtccaatcaattgcatttaccaaaggtggactccaatcaagttgtagaaacatctaaagaatgatcaatggaaacaggatgcaaagTTGGTTAGAAACAGGCGACCGTGTCTGAAGAACACT encodes:
- the LOC121532857 gene encoding phospholipase A and acyltransferase 4-like isoform X1; this encodes MQTRSPTTMEIGDMIEINRGAYKHWALYIGNGEVIHLVTPDGPSRVAFCSVSSSSGSLSCKGTITIEKLKDVAAGNTYRINNYLDGKYKPRRTDVIMEEVDKMRGRTIKYDLLGHNCEHFVTFLRYGESESKQADDFMKGLLTGSAGLFGGLAAVAISAAAAVSIKLSK
- the LOC121532857 gene encoding phospholipase A and acyltransferase 4-like isoform X2, which gives rise to MQTRSPTTMEIGDMIEINRGAYKHWALYIGNGEVIHLVTPDGPSRVAFCSVSSSSGSLSCKGTITIEKLKDVAAGNTYRINNYLDGKYKPRRTDVIMEEVDKMRGRTIKYDLLGHNCR